CGGCCATCCCGGCGGgcaattgctttaaaaaaatcaatcaaattcacACGATCACCCTGAGAAAGTTCAGCAGTCATGCCTACATCGAGGAAAACAACATGAGGCTTTGATTTAAAGAGCCGTTTCCGAGAACTGTTTGGAGAAACCCGGACGAGGATATTTCCAGGATGCATGTCTGCATGAATAAAGTTGTCCACCTGAAATAAGAAATACCCCATTTTCTAAAAACACTTAACAACCCTGGACTCATAATTGAGAACTTAGAgaaaacacaaacacacacgAATAAAGTGTGCATAAATTTACCAGAAGCATTTTCAGAAGGGCATGAGTCCCGATGTGCGCAAGTGCAGTTTTAATCCGATTATGTCCTTCAAGGTCATCTACATAATGCGAGACACTTTCTCCTTGCTCATACGATTCCACCAAAACAGCAGGATGCACAAGTGGATAAACAGGCTTTGGAAAAGAAACATCCTTCCACCTTCGGAAGTTATATATAAAGCGGCTTAAATGTGCAGCTTCCCTTGCAAGGTCAACTTGAGACATCATGAAAACAGCGAACTGTTGCACACTCTCATCAAGTCTCAACCAATTCAAAGCTGGAAGAAATGTTGATATCTTTGCAACCAAGTTTATTATCATAAAGTCTCTTCTAATTGATTCACCAACACCAGGATGTCTAACCTTTACAGCAACCACTGTAGGCTTTGTCTGTTTTTTCCCAGGGTAGTGAAATCTTAAAGAGGCCCGATGCACTTGTGCAATACTTCCAGATGCTACAGGAACCTCTTCAAAACCCTCAAAAATTTCAGAAAGTTTGCGACCAAATGCTCTTTCAATAGTTTTCTTCGTGTATGCAAAACTATGTTCAGGAGCTTTAGAATGTAGCTCTGAAAGCTTGGTGCATAAGTCTCTAGGAAATAGATCCGGTCGGGTAGCTGCCCATTGACCCCATTTTATAAATGCTGGACCTGCTTTCTCCAGTGTCCGATGAACAACATGAAGCCACATTTTCCTAAACTCGGGCCCACAAGAATCAGCAAATGGAGCCATCAACAAGCTGGGTGAGAACAAAATTGCTAAATATATAGCTCTCACTAACACCACAAATGCTTCTACAATAGCAGATACTAACGATGTCACATAAGCATGCCCATCTTGAGCACGCATATACAAAGAACTGGGATAATAATCCGGTTCCAACAATGTTCTTTGTGCCCATGCCACCTGCCCACATGTCAACACTAAAGCACCTGGGACCACCAACTGAGACCGCGTCAAAGCCAAGCTAACCGCTTGAGCTATCCTACTTATCCGAGGAAAACTCCAGCCACTAGCAGAACCTTTCCTAAAGAGCCTTTTCCATGCAAGTTGGGCATTGTGCGTCACCTCATCACTCGTAAATGAATAATTCCTTGTAAAACACCTACGGCCAAACTGCTCTTTAACATTGCACAATGCAAATGACGAATACCCTCTACTTGGAAAGCTATAATGCGAGTAATTTCTAAATTGCACCAAATGCAAACCAACTGAAACTACTGTCCCATACTCTTTTACTTCCAATAATTGATCACTACTTTTCTGTTTACCAAAAATCAACACTGtagcttttttaatatttccaaTTGTCAAAAACCTGCAATACCAAATTTACATGATCGCATCAAATATTTCAGAAAATgtttagaatttcaaaaatgaactccaaaaatacatatactgtAGAACAACATTATaagctcaataaaaaaaaataaaaaaccttttccatgtatttataacaataagaaacacaaaaaaaatgccATATATCAAGCAGACAGTCATAGCTAAAGTTTAACAAGAACGAGGATTAAATTCAAAAGACAACacctttcttttgtttctggCTTTAATACAAGG
This is a stretch of genomic DNA from Populus alba chromosome 11, ASM523922v2, whole genome shotgun sequence. It encodes these proteins:
- the LOC118031388 gene encoding uncharacterized protein — encoded protein: MFRFLTIGNIKKATVLIFGKQKSSDQLLEVKEYGTVVSVGLHLVQFRNYSHYSFPSRGYSSFALCNVKEQFGRRCFTRNYSFTSDEVTHNAQLAWKRLFRKGSASGWSFPRISRIAQAVSLALTRSQLVVPGALVLTCGQVAWAQRTLLEPDYYPSSLYMRAQDGHAYVTSLVSAIVEAFVVLVRAIYLAILFSPSLLMAPFADSCGPEFRKMWLHVVHRTLEKAGPAFIKWGQWAATRPDLFPRDLCTKLSELHSKAPEHSFAYTKKTIERAFGRKLSEIFEGFEEVPVASGSIAQVHRASLRFHYPGKKQTKPTVVAVKVRHPGVGESIRRDFMIINLVAKISTFLPALNWLRLDESVQQFAVFMMSQVDLAREAAHLSRFIYNFRRWKDVSFPKPVYPLVHPAVLVESYEQGESVSHYVDDLEGHNRIKTALAHIGTHALLKMLLVDNFIHADMHPGNILVRVSPNSSRKRLFKSKPHVVFLDVGMTAELSQGDRVNLIDFFKAIARRDGRAAAECTLRLSKRQNCPNPKAFIEEVEEAFTFWGTPQGDLVHPAECMQQLLEKVRRHRVNIDGNVCTVMVTTLVLEGWQRKLDPEYNVMQTLQTLLLQADWAKSLSYTIDGLMAP